The Oxyura jamaicensis isolate SHBP4307 breed ruddy duck chromosome Z, BPBGC_Ojam_1.0, whole genome shotgun sequence genome window below encodes:
- the JAK2 gene encoding tyrosine-protein kinase JAK2: protein MACLTMTNMEGTATSTVHQNGDILGNTSAPKQTEPLLQVYLYHSPGKTGGDYLQFPAGEYVAEEICTVACKACGIMPVYHNMFALMSETERIWYPPNHIFHVDEATRLVLLYRIRFYFPHWYCNGTSRAYRYGIIRGAESPVLDDLVMSYLFAQWRDDFLDGWIQMPVTHETQEECLGMAVLDMMRVAKERDQTPLAIYNSVSYKMFLPKCVRAKIQDYHILTRKRIRYRFRKFIQQFGQCKATARNLKLKYLINLETLQSAFYSEVFEVKEPGGDPSGEESFATIVITGNGGIQCSRGKLKDCETLAEQDLQTYCDFPDIIDVSIKQASQEGSSERRIVTIHKQDSKNLEAEFQSLREALSFVSLIDGYYRLTADAHHYLCKEVAPPSVLENIQSNCHGPIFMDFAISKLKKAGNQTGFYVLRCSPKDFKKYFLTFAIERENATDYKHCLITKNENGEYNLSGTKRSFGNLKDLLTCYQTETVRSDSIIFQFIKCCPPKPKDKSNLLVFRSNSVSDVPSSPTLQRHNNVNQMVFHKIRNEDLIFEESLGQGTFTKIFKGIRKEVGDYGQLHQTEVLLKVLDKVHRNYSESFFEAASMMSQLSYKHLVLNYGVCVCGEENILVQEYVKFGSLDTYLKKNKNVINIVWKLEVAKQLALAMHFLEDKGLVHGNVCAKNILLIREEDRKSGNLPFIKLSDPGISITVLPRDILLERIPWVPPECIENPKQLSLATDKWSFGTTLWEICSGGDKPLSALDSSRKLQFYEDRHQLPAPNWTELANLINNCMDYEPDFRPSFRAIIRDLNSLFTPDYELLTENDMLPNMRIGALGFSGAFEDRDPTQFEERHLKFLQQLGKGNFGSVEMCRYDPLQDNTGEVVAVKKLQHSTEEHLRDFEREIEILKSLQHDNIVKYKGVCYSAGRRNLRLIMEYLPYGSLRDYLQKHKERLDHKKLLLYASQICKGMEYLGTKRYVHRDLATRNILVENENRVKIGDFGLTKVLPQDKEYYKVKEPGESPIFWYAPESLTESKFSVASDVWSFGVVLYELFTYIEKSKSPPAEFMRMIGNDKQGQMIVFHLIELLKNNGRLPRPDGCPDEIYAIMKECWNNNVTQRPTFRDLAQRVDHIRDNMGG from the exons GTATCATGCCAGTGTATCATAACATGTTTGCACTCATGAGTGAAACAGAGAGAATTTGGTATCCCCCAAATCACATCTTCCATGTAGATGAAGCAACCAGACTCGTCCTACTGTACCGGATAAG gttttattttccccactgGTATTGCAATGGCACAAGCAGAGCATATCGGTATGGCATTATTCGGGGTGCAGAAAGCCCTGTTCTTGATGATCTTGTCATGTCTTACCTATTTGCACAG TGGCGAGATGATTTTTTGGATGGATGGATACAGATGCCTGTTACTCATGAAACACAGGAAGAATGCCTTGGAATGGCTGTTCTGGATATGATGAGAGTGGCCAAAGAAAGGGACCAAACCCCACTGGCTATTTACAACTCAGTCAG ctacaaaatgtttttgcctAAATGTGTGCGAGCAAAAATCCAAGACTACCACATTTTGACCCGAAAGAGGATAAGGTACAGGTTCCGCAAATTTATACAACAGTTTGGCCAATGCAAAGCTACAGCCAGAAACTTGAAACTTAAATATCTCATAAATCTGGAAACCCTTCAGTCCGCCTTCTATTCAGAGGTTTTTGAAGTAAAAGAACCTGGTGGAGATCCTTCTGGAGAGGAAAGTTTTGCAACCATTGTAATAACTGGAAATGGTGGAATTCAGTGTTCAAGAGGAAAATTGAAAGACTGTGAGACCCTGGCAGAGCAG GATTTACAAACATACTGTGATTTTCCTGATATCATTGATGTCAGCATTAAACAAGCAAGTCAAGAAGGCTCCAGTGAGAGAAGAATTGTGACCATTCACAAACAAGACAGCAAAAATCTG GAGGCTGAATTTCAGTCTTTAAGAGAAGCTCTCTCCTTTGTATCGTTAATTGATGGATATTACAGATTAACTGCAGATGCCCACCATTATCTCTGTAAAGAAGTAGCACCACCATCAGTGCTTGAAAACATTCAAAGCAACTGCCATGGACCAATTTT CATGGACTTTGCTATCAGTAAACTGAAGAAAGCGGGTAATCAGACTGGCTTCTACGTTCTTCGTTGCAGTcctaaagattttaaaaaatacttcctcACCTTTGCTATAGAG CGTGAGAATGCCACTGATTATAAACACTGCTTGATTACGAAGAATGAGAATGGGGAATATAATCTTAGTGGAACCAAGAGAAGTTTCGGTAATCTTAAGGATCTGTTGACCTGTTACCAGACAGAAACTGTCCGCTCAGACAGCATAATTTTCCAGTTCATCAAGTGCTGtccaccaaaaccaaaag aTAAATCAAATCTCTTAGTCTTCAGAAGTAATAGTGTCTCTGATGTACCTTCATCGCCAACGCTACAGAGGCACAATAATGTCAACCAGATGGTCTTTCACAAAATCCGGAATGAGGACTTGATTTTT gaagagAGTCTTGGACAGGGCACATTTACTAAGATATTCAAAGGTATAAGGAAAGAAGTGGGAGACTATGGCCAGCTCCATCAAACTGAAGTTCTTTTAAAGGTGCTAGATAAAGTGCACAGAAACTACTCTGAG TCCTTCTTTGAGGCAGCAAGTATGATGAGCCAGCTTTCTTACAAACATTTGGTATTGAATTATGGAGTCTGCGTGTGCGGAGAGGAGA ataTCCTTGTACAAGAGTATGTGAAATTTGGATCCTTGGACACgtatttgaaaaagaacaaaaatgttatcAATATCGTGTGGAAGCTGGAAGTAGCCAAACAATTGGCATTAGCCATGCATTTCCTG GAGGATAAAGGCCTTGTTCATGGAAATGTCTGTGCAAAAAACATCTTGCTTATCAGAGAGGAAGACAGGAAGTCTGGAAACCTTCCTTTTATAAAATTAAGTGATCCTGGCATCAGTATTACAGTTTTACCAAGAGATA TTCTTCTTGAAAGAATACCATGGGTTCCACCTGAATGTATTGAGAATCCCAAACAATTAAGCCTGGCTACAGATAAATGGAGTTTTGGTACTACTTTGTGGGAAATCTGCAGTGGGGGAGACAAACCTCTGAGTGCACTGGATTCTTCAAGG AAACTACAGTTTTATGAGGATAGACACCAACTTCCTGCACCCAACTGGACAGAGCTAGCAAACCTTATAAACAACTGTATGGATTACGAGCCAGATTTCAGGCCTTCATTTAGAGCAATTATACGTGACTTGAATAGTTTGTTCACTCCAG aTTACGAGTTATTGACAGAAAATGATATGTTGCCCAATATGCGAATTGGAGCACTTGGATTTTCTGGGGCTTTTGAAGATCGGGACCCAACACAATTTGAAGAAAGACATCTTAAGTTTTTACAGCAACTTGGCAAG GGAAATTTTGGCAGTGTTGAGATGTGCCGGTATGACCCCCTACAGGATAATACTGGAGAGGTGGTGGCTGTGAAAAAGCTGCAACATAGCACAGAAGAGCACCTTAGGGACTTCGAAAGAGAAATTGAAATACTTAAATCTCTGCAGCATGATAACATTGTTAAATACAAAGGAGTATGCTACAGTGCAG GTCGTAGGAATCTGAGATTAATTATGGAATATTTACCATATGGAAGTTTACGAGATTatctgcagaaacacaaagaaagactGGACCACAAGAAGCTTTTGCTGTATGCATCTCAGATATGCAAA GGTATGGAGTATCTGGGTACAAAAAGATATGTTCACCGGGATTTAGCAACAAGAAATATCTTAGTGGAGAATGAGAACAGAGTTAAAATTGGAGATTTTGGATTGACTAAAGTCTTGCCACAAGATAAGGAGTACTACAAAGTGAAAGAACCTGGTGAAAGCCCTATATTTTG GTATGCTCCAGAATCTCTGACAGAGAGCAAATTTTCTGTGGCCTCAGATGTGTGGAGTTTTGGTGTAGTCTTATATGAACTCTTCACTTATATTGAAAAGAGCAAAAGCCCACCAGCT GAATTCATGCGCATGATTGGCAATGATAAACAAGGGCAGATGATTGTATTTCATTTGATAGAGCTTTTGAAGAATAATGGACGACTGCCAAGACCAGATGGATGCCCTGATGAG